The DNA window GGCAAAGCCGCGCACCGAGTAGTTGCCGCCCAGCAGGAAGCGCTCGTAGTACGGCGTGCCGCGCGAGGTGACGCCGCCGCCAACGCGATTCGAAAGCACCCAGCCCTCGTGGATGTGCAGGTGGACGCGCGCATCCAGTGTCGCTTTGGTGAACGCTTGCGCTCGCTCGCCGATGTCTCCGTTGGCATTGAGTGTGGCGCGCAGGAATGAGCCGTGCGTCGGATACACGTCGCTGTTGCGCGTGTCCCGGAAAGCGCGAAACACGAGACCGGTGATGGTTGCATCTTTGGTGTCGGGGAGGAGTTCGTCGGGCAGCGAACTTGGCGTGGAGGACACATCCCCCACCGCGCTGAACGAACTGTCCGGACTCGCTCCGGCTGCCCCCACACCGAACTCCAGGCGCACCGCGTCGTTGAGCGCGTACTGGAGTGTCGCTTCCAAACCGGCGCGGCCGATGTTTTGCTTGTACGCGTCCCAACTCGTCGCGCCGCCGGGAGTGACGTTGCTCTGGTAGAAGAGCTGGTTGGTCCCGTAGACAAACAGTTTCGTGTTCAGCGCGAGGCGGCCGCTTTCGGAGATCGGCTTACGCCATTCGCCATCCATACCGGCCATGCGGAAGCCGAGGCGCAGGCCAAAGCGCAGTTGCGAATCCTCGCCGAGCGTGTTGTCGAAGCGCACGCCGAGGAGTGTCAGAAACCAGCCGTTGAGGTCGTTGTACCCGAATCCGGTTTCGAAGACCGGGTTGCCGCGCTCCTCCAGCGCCACCTTCAGCACCACGTCACCGCGCGCGCTGCCCGGCTGCGTCGAGAAATCGACCGACTTGAAATACCCGGTGAGTACGAGCCGTGTCCGCGCCGCGTCGAGAATGTCGGCGTCGATTCCGTCGCCGGGCTCCAGGGCCAGGTGGCGCAGCACCACCGGCGAGGCGGTGCGCTCGTTGCCCGTGATCTCGACCCTTTCCAGCCGAAGCGAGGGCTGCGCACCCGCCAATCCGGCCAGTACCGTGCACAACAGCACAAGGATTACAATGAGGAGGCGCTTCATGGCATCGCCGAAGCGCAAGTGTTGTGCCACGGGTGGGAGCGTGTCAATCAGCGCTAGTGTATTGTTAAATAACATGTTACGAGGCTGGTGCGGCCGGCGCAATCCCACCGACTGTGAAGAAACCGCACACCTGTGACTGGCGGGACCGGGTGGGTGGCCTGGTCGAAGTCAGGTCGTGATTACCAGCGTTCAACACCCCCGCGCCCGATGGGAGGGGCGGTGAATCCCCTGCTCGAGCGCCGCGAAGACTACGCGATTGGCGAAGCGGCGCCGACTCGCTTCGACGACGAGGAGTGGGAGTGGTGAACACCTCGGTGAAGCGCGGTGACGTGATCCTGGAGTCTCGGCCACGGCCAGGGCGGCGAGATCCGCAAGATGCGGCCGTGCGTGGGGCGCTGCGGCTGCAGAGCACGGCCACGCCGGGCTTCGCACGGGGTGGCCGCAAGGCATCGGGACTGGAACGCGGTAGCCAGTAGACGCTGGCATCACCGCACGTTGGGGCTTAGACTGGCCAGCATGACAACCCCCGCTTCCGGCGAAAAGCTCTTCATGCGCGACGAGGGCCGCCGTGCCCGCGCCTCCGGCCCGCCGCCCGACCTCCTCGAACGCGCCGCGCGCCGCTTGTACATCCTCGCGCTTCTGTACGCGTTCATCTTCTTCATGGCGGGGCTCTTTCCGCAGTTCATGGACCCCGCCGACCGCGCCCGCTTCACCACCCGCTTCATCTCCTGGGGACCCGGCAGCATTTCCATTGCGATGGCGTTGCTGGTGGCGGGTGTGGCCCGAAGCCGGCGCCTGCCGCTCTCACAAATCATGCTCATCGGACTCGTGTTCGAGGTGGTGGGCAGCTACGGCATCGCGGTGGCGGAGTTTGCGGATCCAACCGGGCTCTCCGGCGACCAGCGCCTGGGTCTGTCGTGGGTGGCCGTGTGGGTCCTGCTGTACACGGTTGTGGTTCCCAACCCGCCGCGCCGTGCCGTCGTTGCCACGCTGGTTTCGGTGAGCTCGGTTCCTGTCGTGCT is part of the Candidatus Krumholzibacteriia bacterium genome and encodes:
- a CDS encoding BamA/TamA family outer membrane protein; the protein is MKRLLIVILVLLCTVLAGLAGAQPSLRLERVEITGNERTASPVVLRHLALEPGDGIDADILDAARTRLVLTGYFKSVDFSTQPGSARGDVVLKVALEERGNPVFETGFGYNDLNGWFLTLLGVRFDNTLGEDSQLRFGLRLGFRMAGMDGEWRKPISESGRLALNTKLFVYGTNQLFYQSNVTPGGATSWDAYKQNIGRAGLEATLQYALNDAVRLEFGVGAAGASPDSSFSAVGDVSSTPSSLPDELLPDTKDATITGLVFRAFRDTRNSDVYPTHGSFLRATLNANGDIGERAQAFTKATLDARVHLHIHEGWVLSNRVGGGVTSRGTPYYERFLLGGNYSVRGFAELSLSPTGGDDAYWLVNEELRWPLAGSPGRPRVVGLAFLDAGQGIRHGETLNADDIDVGAGYGVRVLLPWAGTLGMDVGIPLTDGGTDERFRVHLLLGFSF